GGTAAGTACAGATAACTGACCGACTGATCGAAGGGGAGGAATTCCCTCGTCCCCGTCTTCAGGCCTGCTCTGAATCCCCTCCCAAGGCAGGACTCCAGagccctgcccatctcccccagccttCTGGCCAAGCTCCACCCCAGCTCCGCAGCCCTAGCCTGGCCCGGGAATCATTCCTACCCAGAAATGGTCTTTTCTGCAGGGCCTGGAGGTTAAGtcgcttcctcaactgtaaaatgggaattcaatacttgttatccctcctacttagactgtgagccccttgtgggacggggaccgtgtctgacccgattagtaCAACAGTGCTtctactgtagtaagtgcttaacaaatacagtggtgttgatgatgaggatgataataataataataacgggatTCTACATCCATCCATCCCCACTCACGGTTACAACCCCTGACTCTCCTAGCCCCCTCTCTACTCTATCCCCTCCTCCTGTAGCTACCTGGCTTGGAGCGGGGTGTTGTTGAGACATCCCAGGGTAGGGGAGGTTCTGAATCAGTGAAAGAGGGTGGGCcgagccctgggggagggggcttcacagagggttggggggctggagtGGAGGGGCCGGCTCCAAAGACTGAGGACGTCCCCCGATGGGGAAGTGTTCTGAGGATGTCCCCGGCTGCAGAAGTGTTCAGCGGTTCACCGCTGGGGATTTCGTAGAGCAACAGTTGAGGACGCTATGTCCCCCCGCAACGGCTCCACTCCTCACCCAGGTCAGCTGAACACCTCTCAACAGGGACCACCGACCTGGCCCAgtagcccatgtcctactgcagggggatgataatgataataatgataacagtggtacttattaagcacttattatgtgcccaacacagtactaagtgagcTGGGGAAGGTAGAAGATGAACGGGTTGAACGCTGTCCTTCTCTCGCCTGGagatcccagtctaagtaggagggagaacaatgtcgaatctccattttacaaaagaaaatCCCGAGtctcagggaagggaaatgactggaCTAAGGTACCATCACAAatacggagctgagattagaacccaggtcttctgactcccaggcctgtactcgttCCACTGGGATCGGGTTGAGGCTGGCctaggtcaataataataataataatgataatgatgatggtatttgttaagtgtttgcgaagtgccaagtcctgttctaagcgctggggtacatacaaagtaatcaggttgtcccacgtggggctcacagtcttaatccccattttacagatgaggtcactgaggcacagagaagtgaagtggctcgcctaaggtcacacggcagacaagtggcggagccggggtaagaacccacctcctctgacttccaagttggtgctcttgccgctaaactacgctgcttctcgatgtcagtggggaggggccgggctctCCTTGCTCAGTCCCGgctcacctcctttcctcttcccttccctcttctctccctccaccaggcAGTACCGGGAGGGAGAAATCCTTCAGGCCAGAGCTCTGTAGCACAGATTTTGCTCaggtttctctcctttcctgggaggtcctgggtcagggaggggctgggaacaaacctgtccctgccccacttagagCCCTTAGGCAACCATCAGGCaacactatttactgagctcttcctggcTGCAGAGTGTTATGCTGCACGCTTGGAATGGCACGGTAGAGTTAGCCCTTTCCATGGCTCTACCGCATCACTTTCCTACTCAGCCCTCAAACAACACCTCTAAGCATTCCTCTAAACATCTCAAAGATCTCTCTAGAGGGAtcgtagggaacgtatctgctaattctgctatatggtattctcccaagtgcttagtacagttttctgcacatagtaagtgctcaataaatacaattgattgatctctaaGATGGAATTGGGGAAAATTCAGCTTTCTCATACTCCGGTGCAAAGTCCAGGAAGGAATGCCGCGCCTAAATTCTGGGACGGGAGAGTCCTCAGAGGGCAGGGGTGACAGTCCGCAGGAGGGTCGGGGAGGTGGTGTCGAGAGAAGGGACGGCAGATGCCGATGGTGCAATACCCGGGGGGGAGAAATCGAGGGCTTCCTTATCGgttctttctccatccttctgGGCCAATTCCTTCTTCCCTATCAGTTGCTTTCTCCGAATCCCTACTATAAAGGGGTGTGAATCCTGAATCATGCAGGGACACGGGGACCCCTGGCTCACAGAAAAGTGAGACTCCCATGGTTGAATGAAGACAAGTCTTCTGCCTCATGCCCCAGATGAGACCTTTTGGTTCTCTCTGGAGACGGGACTGGGGTTGTAGGGTGCTCTCcgtgtccgggggggggggggggcggggccgtgcTGGGTACAGGGTCTGGGGTTTGGGAGAGCTGCTTGTGACCTTTTAACCCTTGGGAAGAAAACCCTCTGTCACCCAAACGGGAATTTGTTGGGATTTAGGGTGTTTTCATTAGAATGTCTTCTCCCGCAGCACTGAGGAGTGATGAAACTCCTGcaggtcctggctcttctcctgctGGGGATGGTCTCCTCTCATAAGATGAGTGAGTCGAGCCTTCTACATTCATCTGGCACCTCTTCCCCtgaccctcctctctccttctcgatccccccactcccctcctcacccctgccccctcctcctctccatccgattcccaccccccaccctccagccgaCCCCTTCGGAAGGGGCTGCCCCCCGTCtgggtcccgggccccgccctctACCTCGGTGCGGGCCACTGTGGGCCGGTGGTGGCCGGGGGAGCCCGGGGACCGGATCTgagagggaggggacggagggggggaACCGgcctcccacttctccttcctctccagaccGCGGGCCGCCGGACCCGAAGGCATCGGGAGCAGAAGAGGTCGGGGTCACGCGGGACGAGCCCGGTGCGGAGGAGGAAGACGGAGAGACGTCCCCCGGTCCCGGAGGTCCCGGGGCCGGAGATGAGTGCCCCAGGGACGAGGACGTGATCCCCATTACCGTCGGCAGGGAGGTCAACACCTCCAGCTTTCTGTTGATAATCAAGCCACATAATTTTGACGAAGCTCAGGTGAGCGGGAGCCAGGGTGAGGGGGTTAATGGCCGAGGACCATTTCTGCCAtttctgtcgtattatactcttccgagcacttagggcagtgccctGCGCATTGTGAGCGTTCAGTagatgccatcgatcgattgattgattgagcaccgagcgctggggaggatattcACGATCATCAGATCAGTCATAGTCTCTCGTCCCACCGGGCGCTTCCAATCTAAGCGGTGAGGGAACCTCCCAGCTTTGGATTTAAAGGTGCTGAAGGGGTCCCCCCCCTTCCGGCCTTGCTCCTCTGCCagcgtcacccccaccccctctgcctccctagaGAGTCTGTCAGAAGTGCGTCAAGGGTCAGCTGGTCTCAGTCCACAACTTCACGTTCAACGAGAGGTTAGAGTTTTCGGCCAGGGGGCTCAACCACAACCTGATCTGGATCGGAGGCAAGGCGAGAGGCTTGGTGAGTGCGAAGCCACAGACACGGATGCCTCCCCTCGGGCCCGAGACCGCTTCTGCCAAACCCCGGCCCCTGCTCGGCCCCGGGGATCGGGAACAGCCCCGGGCGGCCGGAAGGAGACAGAAGAACGGCACGTAAACTGGAGTCgcctctcccggcccctcccttcGATGATGCCCCACggcctaataattaataataatcattattggagaagcagcgtggctcggtggaaaaagcccggacttgggagtcagaggtcatgggctctaatctcggctcctcctcttgtcagctgtgtgatcttgggcaagttacctaacttctctgtgcctcagttacctcatctgtaaaatggggatgaagactgtgagccccaagtgggactatctgattaccttctatctccccccagtgcttagaacagtgctcggcacatagaaagcacttaacaaataccattgttttttaTCTGTTAAGTGGTCTTTGTGAAGTCCTTATTGCTGAGCGGGACTACA
This portion of the Ornithorhynchus anatinus isolate Pmale09 chromosome 3, mOrnAna1.pri.v4, whole genome shotgun sequence genome encodes:
- the LOC100681566 gene encoding bone marrow proteoglycan-like encodes the protein MKLLQVLALLLLGMVSSHKMNRGPPDPKASGAEEVGVTRDEPGAEEEDGETSPGPGGPGAGDECPRDEDVIPITVGREVNTSSFLLIIKPHNFDEAQRVCQKCVKGQLVSVHNFTFNERLEFSARGLNHNLIWIGGKARGLGLLGKFRWVDGTPWDFSFWAAGQPTIFGGRCLALNSQGGHWRRVFCCRKSPFFCSL